The following proteins are encoded in a genomic region of Streptococcus cristatus AS 1.3089:
- a CDS encoding ABC transporter ATP-binding protein, which produces MLKLKNIHKSYQQGSQEFPILKGIDLHVKEGDFLAIMGPSGSGKSTLMNIIGCLDKASAGSYHIEGTDVSDLSDNQLSDLRNQKIGFVFQNFNLMPKLTACQNVELPLTYMKVPKKERRERALEMLRLVGLEERSDFKPMELSGGQKQRVAIARALVTNPSFILGDEPTGALDTKTSVQIMELFKQFNEQGKTIVIITHEPEVAQLCKQTVVLRDGNIETRTLG; this is translated from the coding sequence ATGTTAAAGCTTAAGAACATCCACAAATCTTATCAACAGGGCAGTCAGGAATTTCCGATTTTGAAAGGAATTGATTTGCATGTGAAAGAGGGGGATTTTCTAGCGATTATGGGGCCGTCTGGGTCAGGTAAGTCCACTTTGATGAACATTATCGGATGTTTGGACAAGGCTAGCGCAGGTTCTTATCATATCGAAGGGACTGACGTCTCTGACCTGTCCGACAACCAACTATCTGATTTGCGTAATCAGAAAATTGGCTTTGTTTTCCAGAATTTCAACCTCATGCCCAAGCTGACAGCCTGTCAAAATGTTGAACTGCCTCTGACTTACATGAAAGTTCCTAAAAAAGAGAGACGTGAGCGCGCCTTGGAAATGCTACGACTGGTCGGCCTGGAAGAAAGAAGTGACTTCAAGCCTATGGAACTGTCCGGTGGTCAAAAGCAACGGGTAGCTATTGCGCGTGCTCTTGTGACCAATCCCAGCTTTATCTTGGGAGACGAGCCGACTGGGGCGCTGGATACTAAGACCAGTGTTCAGATTATGGAGCTATTCAAGCAATTTAATGAACAAGGCAAGACCATTGTCATCATTACCCACGAGCCGGAAGTGGCTCAACTTTGCAAGCAAACAGTTGTCTTGCGGGACGGTAATATAGAGACTCGGACATTAGGATAG
- a CDS encoding ABC transporter permease: MLGIIIGIGAIIAIFSIIEGNTENTKRQLIGGTNNTIKVVYDKKSSIDPSIPEKSQAQKPSYIPFMGEDVLSKIKEIPGVKNALMTYGTDEKIYYLSQKSSGKVQAVSQSVADIKQQRLLEGEGFDSEAFKNQEQVTYLEKTLYDTLFPKGDGIGKYVEVMGNPFKVIGVFESTEQSGLTSGSEKVAYIPLQQWHRIFDTINVSPEVTVQTHKADDLKKVAKKVSDYLNQQMPQSDYMFGVLNLQEFERQLDNLNQSNFVLLAGIASISLLVGGIGVMNIMLVSVTERTREIGIKKALGARRKIILKQFLIEAVILTLMGGIIGVVAGIASGFAITQSLAYPYILSLFSVFVSLLFCCIIGVVFGLLPAVKASKLDPIEALRFE; this comes from the coding sequence ATGCTGGGGATTATCATCGGGATTGGCGCTATTATTGCTATCTTTTCCATCATTGAAGGAAATACAGAAAATACCAAGCGTCAGTTGATCGGTGGTACTAATAATACCATTAAGGTTGTCTACGACAAGAAGAGTTCGATTGACCCTTCTATTCCAGAGAAATCCCAAGCGCAGAAGCCTTCATACATTCCCTTCATGGGAGAGGATGTCTTATCCAAAATCAAGGAAATTCCTGGCGTTAAAAATGCTTTGATGACTTATGGTACGGACGAAAAGATTTATTATCTTAGTCAAAAGTCATCTGGCAAGGTTCAGGCGGTTTCTCAGTCGGTAGCTGACATCAAGCAGCAACGGCTGTTGGAAGGTGAGGGCTTTGACTCTGAAGCCTTCAAAAATCAAGAGCAAGTAACCTACCTAGAAAAGACTCTTTATGATACTCTCTTTCCTAAGGGAGATGGTATCGGTAAATATGTAGAAGTTATGGGCAATCCTTTTAAAGTTATTGGCGTCTTTGAGTCGACTGAGCAGAGTGGCCTAACTTCTGGTTCGGAAAAGGTGGCCTATATTCCTCTGCAACAATGGCACCGGATTTTTGATACCATCAATGTTAGTCCAGAAGTAACTGTTCAAACCCACAAAGCCGATGATTTGAAGAAGGTAGCCAAGAAAGTTAGTGATTATCTCAATCAGCAGATGCCCCAGTCAGACTATATGTTTGGTGTGCTAAATCTGCAAGAATTTGAGCGTCAATTGGATAACCTTAACCAGTCTAACTTTGTCTTGCTAGCAGGTATTGCCAGCATCTCCCTTTTAGTCGGAGGTATTGGGGTTATGAATATCATGCTGGTTTCAGTGACAGAGCGGACGCGTGAAATCGGGATTAAAAAGGCTCTAGGAGCGCGGCGCAAGATCATTCTCAAGCAGTTCCTGATCGAAGCGGTCATCCTGACTCTGATGGGAGGAATTATTGGAGTGGTAGCGGGTATCGCCTCTGGCTTTGCTATTACCCAGTCTTTGGCCTACCCATATATTTTATCTCTGTTTTCGGTCTTTGTAAGTTTGCTCTTTTGTTGTATAATAGGAGTAGTATTTGGGCTCCTGCCGGCTGTGAAAGCATCCAAGCTGGATCCAATTGAAGCCCTGCGATTTGAATAA